The Prevotella fusca JCM 17724 genome includes a window with the following:
- a CDS encoding DUF4491 family protein → MELNFEGILLAVGTFLIIGLCHPLVIKTEYYFGTRPWWVWLVSGIACCVAALFVQSIFWSALLGVLGASLLWGIGELFSQEKRVLKGWFPMNPKRKEYYKKLGKNEHSCPTCKDKN, encoded by the coding sequence ATGGAACTGAATTTTGAAGGCATCCTTCTCGCTGTAGGTACGTTCTTGATTATCGGACTTTGTCATCCGTTAGTAATAAAAACAGAGTATTATTTCGGTACAAGACCTTGGTGGGTATGGCTTGTTTCCGGCATTGCATGCTGTGTTGCAGCCTTGTTTGTACAGAGTATTTTCTGGTCGGCTCTTCTCGGTGTCCTCGGTGCTTCATTACTTTGGGGGATTGGAGAGCTCTTCTCACAAGAGAAACGGGTGCTCAAAGGTTGGTTCCCTATGAATCCTAAACGCAAGGAGTATTACAAGAAACTTGGCAAAAATGAGCATTCGTGCCCTACCTGCAAGGATAAGAATTAG
- the htpG gene encoding molecular chaperone HtpG, with product MQKGNIGVTTENIFPVIKKFLYSDHEIFLREMVSNAVDATQKLKTLAATGDFKGEQGDLSVRISLDEAAGTLTISDRGIGMTAEEIEKYINQIAFSGVNDFLEKYQDKAEAIIGHFGLGFYSSFMVAKKVEIITKSYKEGSKAVKWSCDGSPEYTLEDVEKENRGSDIVLYIDDDCKEFLQKSKIEELLSKYCKFMAVPVVFGKKTEWKDGKTVDTEEDNVINSVEPLWVKAPSGLKDEDYKSFYRTLFPMNDEPLFWIHLNVDYPFNLTGILYFPRVKNNIELQRNKIQLYCNQVFVTDQVEGIVPEFLTLLHGVIDSPDIPLNVSRSYLQSDANVKKIATYITKKVADRLQSIFKENRKEYEEKWDDLKLFINYGMLSESDFYDRAKDFALVKDTEGKFFTFEEYKTLVKDNQTDKENFLVNLYTTNKEEQYSYIEAAKQKGYSVIDASGQLDVPLLSMLEQKLEKTRYVRVDSDIVDRIIQKEDAPKNNLSAEETDNLSETFRSQIATIEKADFTVDVQSLGEAFQPVLVTQNEYMRRMKEMSQFQQGMGFYAQLPDSYNLVLNADHPLLKKVLGDITANTAEDLKPVVSELKGLEARLAALHQSQDKKKTEELTQEEKDDMQNTQKAVSELQDKKKAIVTAYAKSNDIVHQLIDLALLQNGMLQGAALDKFLKRSVNLIK from the coding sequence ATGCAAAAAGGAAATATCGGGGTTACAACAGAGAATATCTTCCCCGTAATCAAAAAGTTCTTGTATTCAGATCATGAGATTTTCTTGCGCGAGATGGTTTCAAATGCTGTCGATGCTACGCAGAAACTAAAGACACTCGCAGCAACTGGTGACTTCAAGGGAGAACAAGGTGATTTGAGTGTTCGCATCAGTCTGGATGAGGCAGCAGGAACATTAACTATCAGCGACCGTGGTATCGGTATGACTGCTGAAGAGATTGAAAAGTATATCAATCAGATTGCTTTCTCTGGTGTCAATGACTTCCTTGAGAAGTATCAGGATAAAGCAGAGGCTATCATCGGTCATTTCGGACTTGGTTTCTATTCTTCCTTCATGGTTGCAAAGAAGGTTGAAATCATCACAAAGAGCTATAAAGAAGGCAGCAAGGCTGTAAAATGGAGCTGTGACGGTAGCCCAGAGTACACACTTGAAGATGTTGAAAAGGAAAATCGTGGTAGTGACATTGTACTATACATTGACGATGATTGCAAGGAATTCCTGCAGAAATCAAAGATTGAAGAACTGCTGAGCAAGTATTGTAAGTTCATGGCAGTTCCTGTTGTCTTTGGTAAGAAGACAGAGTGGAAAGATGGAAAGACCGTTGATACAGAGGAAGATAATGTTATCAATAGCGTTGAGCCATTGTGGGTAAAGGCTCCATCTGGACTGAAAGATGAAGACTACAAGAGCTTCTATCGCACACTCTTCCCTATGAATGACGAGCCATTGTTCTGGATTCACTTGAACGTTGACTACCCATTCAATCTCACGGGTATTCTCTATTTCCCACGTGTTAAGAACAACATTGAACTTCAACGTAACAAGATTCAACTCTATTGCAATCAGGTTTTCGTAACTGATCAGGTTGAGGGGATTGTACCAGAGTTTCTCACACTGCTTCATGGTGTAATCGACTCACCAGACATTCCTCTGAACGTGAGCCGCAGTTATCTGCAGAGTGATGCCAATGTAAAGAAGATTGCAACTTATATAACCAAGAAGGTTGCTGACCGTCTGCAAAGTATTTTCAAGGAGAACCGCAAAGAATATGAGGAAAAATGGGATGACCTGAAGCTCTTTATCAACTATGGAATGCTCTCCGAGTCTGATTTCTACGACCGTGCCAAGGACTTTGCTCTTGTCAAGGATACGGAGGGAAAGTTCTTTACCTTCGAGGAATATAAGACACTTGTAAAGGACAACCAGACTGACAAGGAGAATTTCCTCGTAAATCTTTACACAACCAATAAAGAAGAACAATACAGCTATATTGAAGCTGCAAAACAGAAAGGTTACAGTGTTATTGATGCGAGTGGACAGCTGGATGTGCCATTACTTTCAATGCTTGAGCAGAAGCTGGAAAAGACACGTTACGTTCGTGTTGACTCAGACATAGTTGACCGTATCATTCAAAAGGAGGATGCGCCGAAGAATAATCTGTCAGCAGAAGAGACTGACAATTTGTCAGAGACATTCCGTTCACAGATTGCTACTATCGAGAAGGCTGACTTTACGGTTGATGTGCAGTCGCTCGGTGAGGCTTTCCAGCCAGTTCTTGTAACGCAGAACGAGTATATGCGTCGTATGAAGGAGATGAGCCAGTTCCAACAGGGCATGGGCTTCTACGCTCAGCTGCCTGATTCTTATAATCTTGTCTTGAATGCTGACCACCCATTGTTGAAGAAGGTGCTCGGAGACATTACTGCAAATACAGCTGAAGACCTGAAACCTGTAGTAAGTGAACTGAAGGGGCTGGAAGCTCGTCTGGCTGCTTTGCATCAGTCACAGGACAAGAAAAAGACCGAGGAATTGACACAGGAGGAAAAGGATGATATGCAGAATACACAGAAGGCTGTATCCGAACTACAAGATAAGAAGAAAGCCATTGTTACTGCATACGCTAAGAGTAATGATATAGTTCATCAGCTCATTGACCTTGCACTGCTGCAGAATGGTATGCTTCAGGGTGCTGCACTTGATAAGTTCCTAAAGCGTTCAGTCAACCTGATTAAGTAG
- the rho gene encoding transcription termination factor Rho, with protein sequence MLSKEELLEKEVSELEEIAQSTGAVYTPGDDKDKLVYAILDRQAEEVGTAHPLESKRKRTRIARKDTDRVYSVHGEEGENFDVQKNKGAGNITQPTLFKDLPETKEEKVEEISPEEILASIPKHRGRKSKAELEAIAAAEAAIKAKAEQAKMEEEAKKEETTEVTTPSVSEDFIPEDQFSGEQSQDETEDKEELLARLQEKVNAHNMNMETAGSPVVPDGIWAGDPGDGTDFIPIVDLPIEDQGVVPNYDMFDQPTTPAQMPATPMYENIPVANNVGYDFSDFIKANGVLEVMPDGYGFLRSSDYNYLSSPDDVYIANNQIKQYGLKTGDVVECHVRPPHEGEKYFPLTSIDKINGRMPSEVRDRIPFEHLTPLFPEEKFTLCGDSRTTNLSTRIVDLFSPIGKGQRALIVAQPKTGKTILMKDIANAIAANHPEAYLMMLLIDERPEEVTDMARTVNAEVIASTFDEPAERHVKIAGIVLEKAKRMVECGHDVVIFLDSITRLARAYNTVAPASSKVLTGGVDANALQKPKRFFGAARNIEGGGSLTIIATALIDTGSKMDEVIFEEFKGTGNMELQLDRSLSNKRIFPAVNLVASSTRRDDLLQDRTTLDRMWILRKYIADMNSIEAMNSIHDRMRRTENNDEFLLSMND encoded by the coding sequence ATGTTAAGCAAAGAAGAATTATTAGAGAAAGAAGTTTCTGAGCTTGAAGAAATCGCTCAGAGCACTGGTGCCGTTTATACACCTGGGGATGACAAGGACAAGCTCGTCTATGCTATCCTTGACCGTCAGGCAGAAGAGGTTGGCACCGCTCATCCCTTAGAATCAAAGCGTAAGCGTACCAGGATAGCACGAAAGGATACAGACAGGGTTTACTCAGTACACGGTGAGGAAGGCGAGAACTTTGATGTACAGAAGAATAAAGGTGCGGGGAATATCACCCAGCCAACACTGTTCAAGGATTTGCCAGAAACCAAGGAAGAAAAGGTAGAAGAAATATCTCCAGAAGAAATCTTGGCATCTATTCCCAAGCATCGCGGTCGTAAGTCTAAGGCTGAACTTGAAGCTATTGCAGCTGCTGAAGCTGCAATAAAGGCAAAAGCTGAGCAGGCAAAGATGGAAGAAGAAGCTAAGAAAGAAGAAACGACGGAGGTCACAACTCCTTCTGTTTCCGAAGATTTTATCCCCGAAGACCAGTTCTCTGGTGAACAGTCACAGGATGAAACAGAAGACAAGGAAGAACTGTTGGCTCGTTTGCAGGAAAAGGTGAATGCACATAATATGAACATGGAGACTGCTGGTTCTCCTGTTGTGCCAGATGGTATATGGGCTGGCGACCCTGGGGACGGTACTGATTTCATTCCAATAGTTGACCTTCCGATAGAGGATCAGGGAGTTGTTCCCAATTATGATATGTTTGACCAGCCGACGACTCCTGCTCAGATGCCAGCAACCCCGATGTATGAGAATATACCTGTAGCTAATAATGTAGGCTATGATTTCTCTGATTTTATCAAGGCAAACGGAGTTCTTGAGGTGATGCCTGACGGTTATGGTTTCCTCCGCTCAAGCGATTATAATTATTTGTCGTCACCTGATGATGTATATATTGCAAACAATCAGATCAAGCAGTATGGCTTGAAGACGGGTGATGTCGTAGAATGTCATGTGCGTCCTCCACATGAAGGAGAGAAGTATTTCCCACTTACAAGTATTGATAAAATCAATGGTCGTATGCCTTCGGAGGTGCGTGACCGTATTCCATTTGAACATCTTACGCCGCTCTTCCCGGAAGAAAAGTTTACACTTTGTGGTGATTCTCGCACAACCAATCTTTCAACACGTATAGTAGACCTCTTCTCCCCAATCGGCAAGGGACAGCGTGCGTTGATAGTTGCACAGCCAAAGACGGGTAAGACTATCTTGATGAAGGACATTGCTAATGCTATTGCAGCCAATCATCCGGAGGCTTATCTGATGATGCTTCTGATTGATGAACGTCCGGAGGAGGTTACGGATATGGCACGTACAGTAAATGCGGAAGTTATTGCGTCAACATTTGATGAACCTGCAGAACGTCACGTGAAGATTGCCGGTATCGTATTAGAGAAGGCAAAGCGTATGGTTGAGTGTGGTCACGATGTTGTTATTTTCCTTGATTCCATAACACGTCTGGCACGTGCTTACAACACGGTTGCACCAGCTTCCAGCAAAGTGCTGACAGGTGGTGTTGATGCCAATGCGTTGCAGAAGCCAAAACGTTTCTTCGGTGCAGCCCGTAATATTGAGGGTGGTGGCTCTCTGACTATCATTGCTACTGCATTGATTGATACAGGTTCCAAGATGGATGAGGTTATCTTTGAGGAGTTCAAGGGTACGGGTAATATGGAATTGCAGCTTGACCGCAGCTTAAGCAATAAGCGTATCTTCCCAGCTGTCAATCTGGTTGCTTCAAGTACGCGTCGTGATGACCTGTTGCAGGATCGTACAACACTTGACCGCATGTGGATTCTCCGCAAGTATATTGCTGACATGAATTCTATTGAGGCAATGAATTCGATTCATGACCGCATGAGACGGACTGAGAACAACGATGAGTTCCTGTTATCAATGAATGACTAA
- a CDS encoding DUF4301 family protein yields MLNKEDLKQIHEKGISKEQIGKQLEDFKRGFPYLKLEGAATSSKGVTVLDKNACEAACRTWQGYQADGHKVVKFVPASGAASRMFKDLFAFLNGSSEVPVSDFEKEFFSNIHRFAFFEELSGKCQQLEGKTADELIADGRYKAVVATLLNKEGLNYGQLPKGLLLFHSYADGMRTPMEEHLVEAARYAESNKQAHVHFTVSHEHLEFFKQKVADKQAGYEAKFGVGFDISFSEQKPSTDTIAVNLDNTPFRNEDESLLFRPGGHGALIENLNDLDADVVFIKNIDNVVPDRLKDETVIWKMIIAGKLVELQERAFAYLRQLEHGACMRAEMEEMVGFLQNELSCESHNVSSLDDAALADYLYKKLNRPMRVCGMVKNVGEPGGGPFLAYNQDGTVSLQILESSQIDKNDAASMKMFTEGTHFNPVDLVCAIKDYKGNAFDLTEYVDKSTGFISSKSKNGRDLKALELPGLWNGAMSDWNTVFVEVPLGTFNPVKTVNDLLREQHQ; encoded by the coding sequence ATGTTGAATAAAGAAGACCTAAAACAGATTCATGAGAAAGGAATAAGTAAGGAACAAATTGGCAAGCAGCTTGAAGACTTCAAGAGAGGTTTCCCGTACTTAAAACTTGAAGGTGCAGCAACATCCAGCAAAGGTGTGACGGTACTTGACAAGAATGCTTGTGAGGCAGCTTGTCGCACATGGCAGGGTTATCAAGCTGATGGGCATAAGGTTGTCAAGTTTGTTCCGGCATCAGGTGCTGCCAGTCGTATGTTCAAGGACCTTTTTGCTTTCCTCAATGGAAGCAGTGAAGTACCCGTAAGCGATTTTGAAAAGGAGTTCTTCTCAAATATTCATCGGTTTGCATTTTTTGAGGAACTGTCAGGGAAATGCCAGCAGTTGGAGGGTAAGACTGCGGATGAATTGATTGCTGATGGACGATACAAGGCTGTTGTTGCGACCTTATTGAATAAAGAAGGACTGAATTACGGACAGCTTCCTAAGGGGCTGCTTCTGTTCCATTCTTATGCTGACGGAATGCGTACACCAATGGAGGAGCATCTTGTTGAAGCTGCACGCTATGCAGAAAGCAATAAGCAGGCACATGTACATTTTACGGTATCACATGAACATTTGGAATTCTTCAAGCAGAAAGTGGCAGACAAGCAGGCTGGATACGAGGCGAAGTTTGGCGTTGGCTTTGACATATCATTCTCTGAACAGAAGCCGAGTACGGACACAATTGCCGTAAATCTTGACAATACTCCTTTCCGCAATGAAGATGAATCATTGCTGTTCCGTCCTGGTGGTCACGGTGCATTGATTGAGAATTTGAATGACTTGGATGCAGATGTAGTGTTTATCAAGAACATTGATAATGTTGTGCCAGACCGCTTGAAGGATGAAACCGTCATTTGGAAGATGATTATTGCAGGCAAGCTCGTTGAATTGCAGGAGCGTGCTTTTGCTTATCTTCGCCAATTGGAACACGGTGCTTGCATGCGTGCAGAAATGGAAGAGATGGTTGGATTCCTTCAAAATGAACTTTCCTGCGAGAGTCATAATGTATCTTCTCTTGATGATGCTGCACTGGCGGATTACCTTTATAAGAAGCTGAACCGTCCGATGCGTGTGTGTGGTATGGTGAAGAATGTAGGTGAACCCGGTGGCGGTCCGTTCCTGGCTTACAATCAAGACGGCACTGTAAGCCTACAGATTCTTGAGAGTTCGCAGATTGACAAGAATGATGCGGCTTCAATGAAGATGTTTACCGAAGGAACACATTTCAATCCTGTTGACCTTGTCTGTGCCATCAAGGATTATAAGGGTAATGCTTTTGACTTGACTGAATATGTAGATAAGTCTACGGGCTTTATCAGTTCTAAGTCAAAGAATGGTCGCGACCTTAAGGCTTTGGAGCTTCCCGGACTTTGGAATGGTGCTATGAGTGATTGGAATACTGTCTTTGTTGAAGTTCCACTCGGAACTTTCAATCCTGTAAAGACTGTCAACGATCTCTTGCGTGAGCAGCACCAATAA
- a CDS encoding RelA/SpoT family protein — MEEKFIYTDNEKELSEQILGDLRETLGQPFLENDLPKLREHLGKSIADNAIQRNVFGLNPILCSLQTAAIAVKDIGLNRDSVIAILLHQSVQEGNLSLEEIEKRFGEGVAKIIHGLIRVQTLYKKTPVIESENFRNLLLSFAEDMRVILIMIADRVNLMRQIRDVENKEAQRKVSEEASYLYAPLAHKLGLYQLKSELEDLSLKYLEHDAYYLIKDKLNATKATRDAYISSFITPVSEHLKAAGLKFHIKGRTKSIHSIWQKMKKQKCGFEGIYDLFAIRVILDSPEDKEKMQCWQAYSIVTDMYQPNPKRLRDWLSVPKSNGYECLHITVLGPDKKWVEVQIRTERMDEIAEHGLAAHWRYKGVKAEGGMDSWLASIRSALEAGNNLEVMDQFKSDLYEKEIYVFTPKGDLLKFPKGVTVLDFAYHIHSKIGNQCVGGKINGKNVSFRTELHSGDSVEILTSTTQKPKRDWLNICKSSRAKAKIRLALKETQIKDGLYAKELLERRFKNKKIEIEDSTMGHLIRKLGFKEVSEFYKQIADEKLDPNYVIEEYQKVYNHDHNLNQPKEAESAENFEFENPTSEYLKKNDDVLVIDQNLKGLDFSLAKCCHPIYGDPVFGFVTVSGGIKIHRNDCPNAPEMRKRFGYRVVKARWSGKGSSQYAITLRVIGNDDIGIVSNISNIISKDEKIVMRSINIDSHDGLFSGNLVVLLDDNSKLNMLIKKLRTVKGVKEVVRI; from the coding sequence ATGGAGGAGAAATTCATATATACGGATAATGAGAAAGAATTATCCGAACAGATACTCGGAGACCTGAGAGAAACTCTCGGACAGCCGTTTCTTGAGAACGATCTTCCCAAACTGCGCGAGCATCTGGGCAAGTCAATAGCAGACAATGCTATCCAGCGCAATGTCTTCGGCTTGAATCCCATTCTATGCTCCCTGCAGACAGCTGCCATCGCTGTTAAGGATATTGGCTTGAACCGCGACTCTGTCATAGCCATCCTCCTGCACCAGAGCGTCCAGGAAGGAAATCTCTCACTCGAAGAGATTGAGAAACGTTTTGGCGAAGGTGTCGCAAAGATTATCCACGGACTGATTCGTGTCCAGACACTTTACAAGAAAACTCCCGTCATCGAAAGCGAGAACTTCCGAAACCTCCTGCTGTCCTTTGCCGAGGATATGCGTGTCATTCTGATAATGATAGCCGACCGTGTCAACCTCATGCGTCAGATTCGTGATGTTGAGAACAAGGAAGCGCAGCGCAAGGTGTCTGAAGAAGCAAGCTACCTCTATGCTCCTTTGGCACATAAATTAGGCTTGTACCAGCTGAAGAGTGAGCTCGAGGATCTCTCCTTGAAGTATCTTGAACATGATGCATACTATCTCATCAAAGACAAACTGAATGCCACCAAGGCAACACGTGATGCCTATATTAGCAGTTTCATCACTCCTGTCAGCGAACACCTGAAAGCAGCAGGACTGAAATTCCATATCAAGGGCAGAACAAAGTCAATCCATTCCATCTGGCAGAAGATGAAGAAACAGAAGTGCGGCTTTGAAGGTATCTACGACCTCTTTGCCATTCGTGTTATTCTTGATTCGCCGGAAGACAAGGAAAAAATGCAGTGCTGGCAGGCCTACTCTATCGTAACTGATATGTATCAGCCTAATCCGAAACGACTGCGCGACTGGCTTTCAGTACCTAAGTCCAACGGGTATGAATGTCTGCACATTACTGTCCTTGGACCTGATAAGAAGTGGGTGGAGGTACAGATACGTACAGAACGTATGGACGAGATTGCCGAACATGGTCTTGCTGCCCACTGGCGTTATAAAGGCGTAAAGGCTGAGGGCGGAATGGACAGCTGGCTGGCTTCCATCCGTTCGGCACTTGAGGCTGGCAACAACCTTGAAGTGATGGACCAGTTCAAATCCGACCTTTATGAGAAGGAGATATATGTCTTCACACCAAAGGGCGACCTGCTGAAGTTCCCAAAGGGTGTGACGGTGCTGGATTTTGCCTATCACATTCACTCCAAGATTGGAAATCAATGTGTAGGTGGAAAAATCAATGGCAAGAATGTTTCCTTCCGCACAGAACTGCACAGTGGCGACTCTGTAGAGATTCTTACTTCAACGACCCAGAAGCCAAAGCGTGACTGGCTTAACATCTGCAAGTCGTCCCGTGCAAAGGCTAAGATACGTCTTGCACTGAAGGAAACCCAGATTAAGGACGGACTCTATGCTAAGGAACTTCTCGAAAGACGGTTTAAGAACAAGAAGATTGAGATTGAAGACTCAACTATGGGACATCTCATCCGCAAACTGGGCTTTAAAGAAGTATCAGAGTTCTACAAGCAGATAGCAGACGAGAAACTCGACCCAAACTACGTCATTGAGGAATATCAGAAGGTCTACAACCACGACCATAACCTCAACCAGCCCAAGGAAGCTGAGAGTGCAGAGAACTTCGAGTTTGAGAATCCGACGAGCGAGTACCTGAAGAAGAATGATGATGTACTTGTCATAGACCAGAACCTCAAAGGACTGGACTTCTCACTTGCCAAGTGCTGCCATCCTATCTATGGTGACCCTGTCTTCGGCTTCGTGACTGTCAGCGGTGGTATCAAGATTCATCGCAACGACTGTCCCAATGCTCCTGAGATGCGCAAGCGTTTCGGCTATCGTGTCGTAAAGGCACGCTGGAGTGGCAAGGGCTCTTCCCAGTATGCCATTACCCTGCGTGTCATCGGCAATGACGACATCGGTATTGTAAGCAACATTTCCAACATCATCTCCAAAGATGAGAAGATTGTCATGCGTTCCATCAACATTGATTCGCACGATGGTCTTTTCTCTGGCAATCTTGTCGTTCTCCTTGATGACAATTCCAAGTTGAACATGCTCATCAAGAAGCTACGAACGGTAAAGGGGGTGAAGGAAGTAGTAAGAATATAA
- a CDS encoding penicillin-binding transpeptidase domain-containing protein: MYNSSNNKIVMSFRTVMMALMLLTVGNIYAQEFYQEPPLTFRPLLQQLGTELMQGKKGSIVAIDPATGDVLCMVTNSPEGPNDALAISTAYAPGSTIKPAQALTFLSEGLVKADTKIACYRGFRDGNIMVKCHPHYSPETLTGALAVSCNTWFLKSYLSMISNTHKYGSKENAVTVWRDYLVSMGLGGPLGVDMAGEKGGLVANVNYLARRYKSGWNAKTIMWAGMGQGDITVTPLQLCNLAASIANRGFFFTPHIHKNVDWAPLPSRFLTPRQTKVPSWVYAAVIDGMHLAVTKGTATVLKGTSYPVCGKTGTIENAGRDHSAFMGFAPMNEPKIAIAVYVEHGGFGADAAAPIAGLIMEKYLKGKLSPKSQAMAKRLERINTVGR, encoded by the coding sequence ATGTATAATTCAAGTAATAATAAGATAGTTATGTCTTTTCGTACAGTCATGATGGCTCTCATGTTACTTACTGTAGGAAATATTTATGCACAGGAATTTTACCAAGAACCTCCACTCACGTTTCGCCCGCTGTTACAACAGCTTGGAACAGAACTGATGCAGGGAAAGAAGGGAAGCATCGTAGCGATTGATCCTGCCACTGGTGATGTTCTCTGCATGGTGACCAATTCACCCGAAGGTCCCAATGATGCCCTCGCTATTTCAACTGCCTATGCTCCCGGATCGACGATCAAGCCTGCACAGGCACTGACGTTCCTTTCAGAAGGACTTGTCAAGGCTGACACAAAGATTGCCTGTTACAGGGGCTTCCGTGATGGAAACATTATGGTGAAATGTCATCCACATTATTCTCCAGAAACACTGACAGGGGCTCTGGCAGTATCGTGTAACACTTGGTTTCTGAAGTCATACCTGTCAATGATAAGCAATACACACAAGTATGGTTCAAAGGAAAATGCCGTTACCGTGTGGCGTGATTACCTTGTCAGCATGGGACTTGGCGGACCATTGGGTGTTGATATGGCTGGCGAGAAAGGAGGATTGGTAGCTAATGTGAACTATCTTGCACGCCGTTACAAGTCGGGATGGAATGCGAAGACCATCATGTGGGCAGGTATGGGACAAGGGGATATTACCGTTACACCTCTGCAACTCTGTAATTTAGCTGCATCAATAGCTAACCGTGGCTTCTTCTTTACACCACATATCCATAAGAACGTGGACTGGGCACCATTGCCTTCACGTTTCCTTACACCCCGTCAGACGAAAGTTCCTTCGTGGGTTTATGCAGCTGTGATTGATGGTATGCACCTGGCTGTCACAAAGGGAACGGCAACCGTACTCAAAGGTACGTCTTATCCAGTTTGCGGAAAAACCGGGACAATTGAGAATGCTGGTAGGGATCACTCTGCTTTCATGGGCTTTGCGCCAATGAACGAGCCGAAGATTGCCATAGCTGTATATGTTGAACACGGTGGATTTGGTGCCGACGCAGCTGCTCCGATAGCGGGGCTGATAATGGAGAAGTACCTTAAAGGAAAGCTGAGTCCTAAATCGCAGGCTATGGCAAAGCGTTTAGAGCGGATAAACACAGTGGGAAGGTAA
- a CDS encoding glycoside hydrolase family 25 protein — MKLNILPRLLTFILLFSVCVLSSAYTASSMPSKKHKRHYEGIDVSHHQGQIDWKEVAKDKNIRFVYIKATQGTSIKDRCYEQNIKGARRHGLRCGSYHYLSSYTSIRAQFRHFQKVMRGHRQDLIPMIDVEREGVRGWTRKQVQDSVALFAKLIQKKYGRKPLIYSHVSFYNSHLNPQFNKYFLFLGRYSSVRPSIKGVGRHNIWQFSDRGKVRGIRGYVDLSRFMSGTSLADILL, encoded by the coding sequence ATGAAGTTAAATATACTCCCCCGCCTCCTTACCTTTATCCTATTGTTTTCAGTCTGTGTACTTTCAAGTGCATATACAGCTTCCAGCATGCCTTCGAAAAAACACAAACGCCATTATGAAGGCATTGATGTTTCGCATCATCAGGGACAGATTGACTGGAAGGAAGTGGCAAAAGACAAGAACATACGATTTGTGTATATAAAGGCAACACAAGGTACTTCGATAAAAGACAGATGTTACGAGCAGAACATCAAAGGGGCACGTCGGCATGGACTGCGTTGTGGTTCCTATCACTACCTTTCTTCTTACACATCCATAAGGGCACAGTTCCGTCATTTCCAGAAAGTGATGCGGGGACATAGACAGGACCTGATTCCGATGATTGACGTGGAACGTGAAGGTGTAAGAGGCTGGACACGAAAACAGGTACAAGACAGCGTTGCACTGTTTGCTAAGCTGATACAGAAGAAGTATGGGAGGAAACCACTTATTTATTCACATGTAAGTTTCTATAATTCGCATCTTAATCCTCAATTCAACAAATATTTTCTTTTCCTTGGAAGATATAGTTCTGTACGTCCTTCTATCAAAGGAGTAGGGCGACATAACATCTGGCAATTCTCTGACCGTGGAAAAGTGCGCGGTATTCGTGGATATGTTGACCTCAGTCGCTTCATGTCTGGGACGTCGCTTGCAGATATTCTTCTATAG
- a CDS encoding serine O-acetyltransferase, whose protein sequence is MSRQDIIHQLIQTVDELSEPEALQGIFHEHRDGDPLPSAKELEEIIELSRSILFPGFYGKSSVNIETIKYQIGVNMERLHKLLSRQIMAGLCFDEDCHCPNADDMRRCMQEEADMIAGRVITKFPTIRKTLSTDIQAAFDGDPAAVNQGEVISCYPAVKAIINYRLAHELVLENVPLIPRMITEMAHSETGIDIHPAATIGTHFTIDHGTGVVIGATCIIGNHVKLYQGVTLGAKSFPLDKDEKPIKGIPRHPILKDNVIVYANATVLGRVTIGKGCVIGANVWVTRDMRPCSKKYKQNKTDILDIDFEDGSGI, encoded by the coding sequence ATGAGTAGACAGGACATTATTCATCAGCTTATCCAGACAGTTGATGAGCTTTCCGAACCAGAAGCGTTGCAAGGAATCTTCCATGAACACCGTGATGGAGACCCATTGCCATCAGCTAAGGAGCTGGAGGAGATTATTGAGCTTTCACGTTCTATACTCTTTCCCGGCTTTTACGGAAAATCGTCTGTCAATATCGAAACCATCAAATACCAAATAGGGGTAAACATGGAGCGGCTACATAAGCTGCTCAGCAGGCAGATTATGGCAGGACTATGTTTTGATGAGGACTGCCACTGTCCGAATGCTGATGATATGCGTCGATGTATGCAGGAGGAAGCAGATATGATTGCAGGACGTGTCATTACAAAGTTCCCAACTATACGCAAGACACTTTCAACTGACATACAGGCAGCCTTTGACGGTGACCCTGCAGCGGTCAACCAGGGAGAGGTTATATCATGCTATCCTGCAGTAAAGGCAATCATCAACTATCGCCTGGCGCATGAACTGGTCCTGGAGAATGTACCACTCATCCCACGCATGATTACAGAAATGGCACATTCAGAGACTGGAATCGACATCCATCCTGCAGCAACAATCGGTACACATTTCACCATTGACCATGGTACGGGTGTCGTAATTGGTGCAACATGTATCATAGGCAATCATGTAAAACTTTATCAAGGTGTGACATTAGGAGCCAAGAGTTTCCCGCTTGACAAGGACGAAAAGCCTATCAAGGGCATTCCACGCCATCCTATATTGAAGGACAATGTCATTGTTTATGCCAACGCCACCGTTCTCGGACGCGTGACAATCGGAAAAGGCTGCGTCATTGGAGCCAACGTATGGGTCACACGGGACATGCGTCCTTGCTCGAAGAAGTACAAACAGAATAAAACGGATATTCTTGATATTGACTTTGAGGACGGTAGTGGAATATAA